The following nucleotide sequence is from Salvia splendens isolate huo1 chromosome 2, SspV2, whole genome shotgun sequence.
TAAGCTCATGTTGAGTTCTATATCTAATGGATCTTAGTGCAAATGTGGCCATATCATTAAGTCTTTCCTTGGTCAAGTTTACTTTTCTTGGAAAAGTGGAAACTAACTATTCAATGTATCAGATGAGTTTGAGTGGCCTAGGTTTTTGTACATGGATGACTCATACTGCAAGCTCCGACCTGGTCCCTGTTCAAGGCAtggagcatccacaatggcggatgtcccggAGGATGTCGGACCGGTgtgccggacgtccgcgcgggacgtccgccattaggcaacatgcatacggatacggacgtccgctgcggacaccggagttccgcggctttccgggacgtccgccattgcgttgacacgacggacgtctcgattttttattgttttttgtggatgtccgtcgggatgtcctcggggatgtccgccattgtgtagtgggatgtccttatgacgtggcagtgcagtgtttttaggaagtccgtcgggatgtccgccgggacatccgtcccattgtggatgcccttagtgTTTCAGGAATCGACAGTTTAGTTTAAGCTTGATTCTACACACATTCATACATCAATATTTACTCATTATTGCTGCATATGAATGTCCAAATTAGTTCTAGGTAAAATTATATTGcaatatattatattttcatgTTGGATCAGTGAGATGGATATCTTCTCTTAATTATATGATGTGCTTGTTATTACTGTTAGTTTATCAAAAATATTGTGTAACTTATATTTCTTGTTTCTGTAGCTGGAATGGGCTTGGAAACATGGCTTCCACAGAAGCTATGCGCCTCTTCGTCAAAATATTGGAGGTTCATATAAACCTAACCTACTAAGTctcatattcatattttataggGTGTTAAACTGTCCAATCTCTGAACAGGAAGAAGATCCGGGATGGTATTCTAGAGTAGCAGACTTTGTTGCCGAGCCTGTAATAGATGTAGAAATAAATGTGAGTATCTATATTCCATGCCACCATGATAATTTGGTATTTTGTTTCCTCTTTTCCAACTAATCATTGATTTATATTTCTTGGTATGGTCACTAGAAATATTCTCAGATCATCTGGAACTTGAAACTGTTGGATGTTTGTTAATGTTGTGACGATCCTTTAAGTCTTATGAAATCGAAGTTTGCTTAATTTCTGCTTTGCTTTTGTGGATTGTGGTACATTTATTCCAATTTGAAGTATCAACTTGCAGTTAACTTTAGATTGTTTGGCTATCACATACTTAAGATGGAAAATTCAGGAAAGAACCTTGTTGCGTGGTATTCTAATTAAGTTCCTGCAGTAAACGCCAATTCTCTCCTATTTTCTGAACTGTTGTTTCCAGAAAGCATGGCTTTTGATATGTTTGTAACTTGTGCTTGCTTTGTTATTGTTACAAGTTCTGGTTTTTGATCTgctgttttatttttgttatgttaCAGATACTTTTATATTCTTGTTTTATTGGGGCTTTCTTTAATACTTCATAGTCACGTACTCATGTTTCATTCTTTCTGCTTTGCCCCTCCTTTCTCTTGGAAATGCCACTTTGATCCTACTCCAGCCACTCTTGTGTGTCTTTTCTTGTATGAATGAAAAGAGAGAAACAAATGAAGAAATGCGTAGTATGCGTGCACATGGAGAGTGCAGATTCTTAAGCTCTTTACATGCTGTCATAGTTTCTGTAATCTGAATTCTTACTCTCAACTTTTATTTGATCATTCTGGCGGCTCAGCATAAAACAGAGGTTGTGACAGCCTCTGATAATAGAAATGCCATCATAGAGTCAAAGACTATTACCACAGAAAATGGTAGCCTTTCAGAAGCCCAGGATAAAGATGTTGTGTCTGAAGGACTTGGATCAGTTAGTGTTTATGACCAGTGGGTATCACCTCCTATATCTGGCACACGTCCAAAAGCCCGATATGAGGTATTGGAATTCAATATGTATTACTTTTCTTTGCATTTATTCGATTTATATGTCTAGTACTGGTGCATATACATACTACTTTAGAAATTAATATGGGTTGATGGATTTGCAGCATGGTGCAGCTGTCATTGATGATAAGATGTATATATTTGGTGGAAACCACAATGGTCGCTACCTAAGTGATCTCCAGGTACTGcaatactgatatttgtgtatGTCATATATCTTGCCCTGATACACTGAATGgccaaaataaagaaataaagaaaaaaggttATAAGTTTCTAAATTCTAAATACGTTGTATCGCTCTTTTATTGAGCTTTCTGAAGACCTGACTTTTGTAAACTCTCTTCCTCTGGGCTTTAGGTTTTGAATATGAGAACCTGGACTTGGTCGAGAGTTGAAGTTCAAGCAGGGACAGGGAGCACCACAACTCCATGTGCTGGCCATTCATTGGTTAGGAACAGAACTATGTGTTTACCTGCCATATGAATATCTATTATAGCATAAATTAGTTATCAACAGTCTGAAGATAGTTGAATATGATGTGCTTATATTCTCTGTTTAGATTCCATGGGATGGGAAGCTTCTTTCAGTAGCTGGACATACGAAGGATCCTTCTGAAAGCTTACAAGGTATTGAGCTAGCTGCATGCAACCTTTGTAATTTTATCCTATTTCATATTTTGgacaatttgatttttttaaaactgaTTTTGTTGGCACATCCTGAAGAGAGATCGATACAGTTCTATAATGTCAAAGTTGTTATTGTTCTAGTCAAGAGTTTTAAAATCAGAAACATCCATCATTAACTGTTCTAGTTTATGCTCTAGTCTTTCAACTGTTAGTCATTTATTAAAATGTTCAATTCAATGTATTTGCCTGAACGTTAACTGTTGCCATTTTCTCTATATTGAAACCTTGGTGCGATCTCTTACTAAATTTGACTTCCTGACTTCAGTTTCATATTATTATGCCACTCAATGCCTTATCAACTTTTTTATGACAGTAAAGGTTTTCGATCTGCAAAGTTGTACATGGTCCACCTTGAAGACTTATGGAAAGCCTCCGGTATATCTCCATAGTGCCTAGATAATCTTTTCATCAAGTAATGATTTAAACATATATGTTGTTCTTGAGCTCCTGGTTTTGTTTTTCTGACTTTCTTTATACTGCTTCTGGGAGTTTAATCTCCTTTGTTATGATTAATTAGTAGCTTTCTAATGCAAGGTAATTGCTTTTATAGtttaaagtttattttcaaTTGTTCAAATGTGAATTGTGCTCAGTCATTAGGTTATTATCACAGTGCTTGTAATTTTTGTTATAGTTCTGACTTTTCATTTTTGTCTCTACTTCATAGGTGTCTCGTGGTGGCCAGTCAGTGACCCTCGTAGGAATGACGTTAGTAATATTTGGTGGGCAGGATGCAAACAGATCTCTTTTGAATGATCTGCACATTCTAGACTTAGAAACTCTGACCTGGGATGAAATGGAGACCGTGTAAGATTTCTTATCTGTGATGACTTAAGACATGTATTAAGATTCCTCAGGATGGTATCATTGTTTTGCTATGTGATAGTTTCATAGTCTGTGGTTGTTTGTTTCCACAAATTTAACAGATTAGCATTGTGATATGTACTTCTCATTTGGTCAAGTAAAGTTTAGGCTGTTACAGAATATCCCTGCAAGTAAAGCATGTATTTGCTCCTAGTTGCTGCAAATATTTTGACAGTTCTTCAACTATTGATTAAGGGAAAGATAACACTCCGCTGTGAATGTTTTTCATGAATACAGTACAGCTTGTTAATTTGAAAGCCTTGTTCTCAAATGTTGCTAGATGTATGAGTTGTATGTCTACTCATCCCTTTTGGCCCTTGCTGGCCACCATTCTGCAGGGGGGTTTCACCTTCTCCAAGATCTGATCATGCTGCTGCAGTGCATGCAGATTGCTACCTTCTTATCTTTGGTGGGGGCTCACATGCAACTTGCTTTAATGATCTTCATGTTCTCAATCTTCAAACTGTGAGATATATGACTTGATTTGTATCTCTTTGGTTCTGGAGTTCCAAAGCAATTTCTAGCAGAAAGTtccattaatatttttttgtttacatATGACGCTATAGATGGAATGGTTGAGACCAACACAACAGGGTGAGATACCTAGCCCTCGTGCTGGCCATGCAGGTGTCACACTTGGAGAGAGTTGGTTCATTGTTGGCGGAGGGGACAATAAGAGTGGTATGAATGGgatgaataatttaattatgttattaatAATCTGGATTATTGTTATTGCAAATTGCATTTACGGGCTTTATCATCTAGTGtgcattcatattttattaatgtggaatTCATGGAGATTTGAGAACACACTTGTTACCAATCACATGGAGACATGTGATGGCTTTTCATTCAAAGGGACTAGTTGTTTGTTCTTAAATGTCTTCGAACTGATCTGGCCGAAATATATCAGCATTATTTTGATTTCCTTGCTTTCAGTATCATATTATAATTAAGTACCCTTGCCATAAGTTAATGGGAGACCTGTCACAGCCAAATATATTGATGTTTGGGAAGCTAGAAATCAGAAGGGATGGTTAGGAAAAGAATATTAATGTATGTGGTGATGTATCAAATTGCATCTAGCATGAAAAACATGTTGTACAGAATCACTAAGATAGGAACAAATTTTCCCATTATAATTTTTCCCaatatttctttcttcttgAGCCCCTTCCCCCacccatttttttcttctttctctacAGTGATTTCAATTTCCCCCATTTTGGGTACATGTTTTTGTATATGGGCCACATATTGTTCTCTGCTTATGCTTTTCTGATGCTCTCAGTGAGCCATCTTGTTAAAAAGGTTCATTATCTCAATATCATATTACATATTATTTCCCAGATATATTATGATTCATAACCTTACTGAGATATTCATTTGTTTGAATTTGTCTTTCTTTTAAACTTGTCCCAAGTGTAACGTATCTTACACTTACATGGATTTTCATCTTGTGTGAATAAATCTCATAATGCTTTGCTCCTCCTGAGTGATGAGTCTAGTTTTTGAAAAttatgttactccctccgtccggcatttggagtcccggttgaccattttcatccgtccggCATTAGAAGTCCCGGTTAGACATTTctataaaaagtgaaataaaa
It contains:
- the LOC121792330 gene encoding acyl-CoA-binding domain-containing protein 4-like; the protein is MTAVAAMSRGGSSLSYPERFYAAASYVGFGGSPTSAAKGVASKFSNDAALLLYALYQQATVGPCINPKPRAWNPIEHSKWTSWNGLGNMASTEAMRLFVKILEEEDPGWYSRVADFVAEPVIDVEINHKTEVVTASDNRNAIIESKTITTENGSLSEAQDKDVVSEGLGSVSVYDQWVSPPISGTRPKARYEHGAAVIDDKMYIFGGNHNGRYLSDLQVLNMRTWTWSRVEVQAGTGSTTTPCAGHSLIPWDGKLLSVAGHTKDPSESLQVKVFDLQSCTWSTLKTYGKPPVSRGGQSVTLVGMTLVIFGGQDANRSLLNDLHILDLETLTWDEMETVGVSPSPRSDHAAAVHADCYLLIFGGGSHATCFNDLHVLNLQTMEWLRPTQQGEIPSPRAGHAGVTLGESWFIVGGGDNKSGASETVCLNMATLAWSVVTTVQGRVPLASEGSSLVLSSYGGEDILVSFGGYNGRYNNEVHVLKPSHKSTLQSKMMERPVPDSVSAVQNFTNATRDVESDFETGQDGKIREIVMDNNDAEPKTTKIEETNDRLLAALKAEKEEIEALLSKEKMQTVKLKQGLTEAENLTADMYKELQSVRGQLLAEQSRCFKLEVDVAELRQKLQTMESLQKELEILQRQKAASEQAAQDAKQRQGSGGVWGWLAGSPPNENGDA